A portion of the Paucilactobacillus hokkaidonensis JCM 18461 genome contains these proteins:
- a CDS encoding NAD(P)H-binding protein: MKYAITGVTGNFGTTALKTLAQLVPATDIVALARNVEKAQQTVPAGVTVKVGDYTDPTSLTDSLTGVDKLLFISSQPGAAVSREQQHLNVVQAAKTAGVKYIAYTSFPHADQAKTPLAADHKTTEQAIINADLPHSFLRNNWYLENELGSIKPSLTGQAFVYSAADGRAGWALEREYAQAAAKVLVTDQPKPVYEFAGAARTYRDLADATAQLTNQKFDVLSVNDADYKKGLTDSGLDEATAGLVTMFQTLIRDGNLDEDTTDLPDVLGHDLQPLSAAIKEITK; the protein is encoded by the coding sequence ATGAAATATGCAATTACAGGTGTCACAGGTAATTTTGGTACTACCGCTTTGAAAACTTTGGCCCAATTAGTACCCGCAACTGATATTGTTGCGTTGGCCCGTAATGTTGAAAAGGCCCAACAAACAGTTCCTGCCGGTGTAACAGTAAAGGTTGGCGATTACACGGACCCAACTAGTTTGACGGACTCATTAACAGGTGTTGATAAGTTACTATTTATTTCTTCACAACCAGGTGCAGCCGTTTCTCGTGAACAACAACATTTAAACGTGGTCCAAGCAGCTAAAACAGCCGGTGTAAAATATATTGCTTACACTAGCTTCCCACACGCTGATCAGGCCAAAACACCCTTGGCCGCTGATCACAAAACGACTGAGCAGGCCATTATTAATGCAGATTTACCACACTCATTTCTACGTAACAATTGGTATTTAGAAAATGAGTTAGGCAGCATTAAGCCTTCATTGACAGGTCAAGCATTTGTTTATTCCGCTGCTGATGGCCGTGCTGGCTGGGCGTTAGAACGTGAATATGCGCAAGCTGCCGCTAAGGTGTTAGTAACAGACCAGCCCAAGCCAGTTTATGAATTTGCTGGAGCTGCTCGAACTTATCGCGACTTAGCTGATGCAACCGCCCAGCTGACTAATCAAAAATTTGACGTATTATCAGTCAATGATGCTGATTACAAAAAGGGACTTACGGATAGTGGCTTAGACGAAGCGACTGCCGGACTGGTAACTATGTTTCAAACTTTGATCCGCGATGGCAACTTAGACGAAGATACTACTGATCTACCAGATGTACTAGGTCACGATTTACAACCACTGTCAGCAGCTATCAAAGAAATTACCAAATAG
- a CDS encoding Rrf2 family transcriptional regulator has translation MKYSHKLSDAIHVLSYVDIYKDGDLSSNTIASSIESNPSLVRRLMSGLVKADLLISQPGKASTKLARPAADITLLDVYNAIDAEHHLLHVDDKTNPKCVVGGNIQATLNVVYDNVQRDAEKSMDQVTLQSIIDDILVRNTNK, from the coding sequence ATGAAATATTCCCACAAATTAAGTGATGCCATCCATGTTTTGTCCTATGTTGACATATATAAAGATGGTGATCTATCAAGTAACACGATCGCTAGCAGCATTGAATCAAATCCGAGTTTGGTAAGACGTTTGATGTCTGGATTAGTGAAAGCTGACTTACTAATCAGCCAACCAGGTAAAGCTTCTACTAAGTTAGCACGACCTGCAGCTGACATAACCCTACTTGATGTCTACAATGCAATTGATGCTGAACATCACTTATTACACGTTGATGATAAGACCAACCCAAAATGTGTTGTTGGTGGCAATATCCAAGCCACATTGAATGTGGTTTATGATAACGTTCAACGTGATGCAGAAAAAAGCATGGATCAAGTTACCTTACAGTCAATTATTGATGATATTTTAGTTAGAAATACGAACAAATAA
- a CDS encoding MarR family winged helix-turn-helix transcriptional regulator — translation MTKKTDELMKLFGQLFQRRGFVGAALTSNLPESARKYQNERGPMRILQLLDDKGELTNTNISEAFDIRPSSVSALVSQLEDVNMVERHSSPDDKRVTLISLTEAGHKTLHAQDGYKNTAFKGLSDEEIDQLIADISKMLDSMPEDDDWTRSGGWTKGWNHKPNFPHTSHRSPMDPHDGSDRFGERHDWPFGFDRK, via the coding sequence ATGACTAAAAAAACAGATGAATTAATGAAATTATTTGGACAATTGTTTCAACGACGTGGATTTGTGGGTGCAGCATTAACAAGTAATCTGCCTGAATCAGCACGTAAGTATCAAAACGAACGTGGGCCAATGCGTATTTTGCAGTTACTAGATGATAAGGGCGAATTAACTAACACGAACATTTCTGAAGCATTTGATATTCGACCAAGTTCCGTTAGTGCATTAGTCAGTCAGCTCGAGGATGTGAATATGGTTGAACGACACAGTTCACCTGATGATAAGCGGGTTACTTTGATTTCGTTAACTGAAGCTGGTCACAAAACACTCCATGCCCAGGACGGGTACAAAAACACTGCTTTTAAAGGGTTGAGTGATGAAGAAATTGATCAATTAATCGCTGACATTAGCAAAATGTTGGACTCAATGCCAGAAGATGATGATTGGACACGAAGTGGTGGATGGACTAAGGGGTGGAATCATAAACCAAACTTTCCACATACAAGCCATCGCTCACCAATGGATCCACACGATGGTTCTGACAGATTTGGAGAACGGCATGACTGGCCATTTGGATTTGACCGGAAATAG